A single genomic interval of Cupriavidus sp. MP-37 harbors:
- a CDS encoding FAD-dependent oxidoreductase, producing the protein MTAVQSFDVAILGAGLAGRLAAWLLVRSGARVALVERAGPDGAGSAAYVAAAMLAPLAESAIAERRIVDLGIASVDLWRAWLAELAEPVFFQEDGTLVVWHARDRAEMSLFTSRMRAVAPPELVAQRLRPLDAAGVGEAEPALAGRFPQGLLLAGEGQLDNRGALRALLSCAVSEGVHCVWEAGEVDAGSLPKLGIRADVVLDCRGLGARSAWPAQPGGDKPGLRGLRGEVVRVHAPDVKLHRPVRLLHPRYPIYIAPKPNDLYVIGATELESEDDSPMSVRSALELLSAAHSLHPAFGEARVLELNVQRRPTRPDHLPAIRVDQQARVVRVNGLYRHGFLIAPAVTEAACAVVGALLKGDPAAHAVPAALRWPGMIEAVTEAPAPTVGARSGTLH; encoded by the coding sequence ATGACAGCAGTGCAGTCGTTTGATGTCGCCATCCTCGGGGCCGGCCTTGCCGGCCGCCTGGCCGCCTGGTTGCTGGTCCGCAGCGGCGCCCGCGTGGCGCTGGTGGAGCGGGCCGGCCCGGACGGCGCGGGCTCGGCCGCCTACGTGGCCGCGGCCATGCTGGCGCCGCTGGCCGAGTCGGCGATCGCCGAGCGCCGCATCGTCGACCTCGGCATCGCCAGCGTCGACCTGTGGCGCGCATGGCTGGCCGAGCTGGCCGAGCCGGTCTTCTTCCAGGAAGACGGCACGCTGGTGGTCTGGCATGCGCGCGACCGCGCCGAGATGTCGCTGTTCACCAGCCGCATGCGCGCGGTGGCGCCGCCGGAGCTGGTGGCGCAGCGGCTGCGCCCGCTCGACGCCGCCGGCGTGGGCGAGGCCGAACCGGCGCTGGCGGGCCGCTTCCCGCAGGGCCTGCTGCTGGCCGGCGAAGGCCAGCTCGACAACCGCGGCGCGCTGCGCGCGCTGCTGTCGTGCGCGGTCAGCGAAGGCGTGCATTGCGTCTGGGAGGCGGGCGAGGTCGATGCCGGCTCGCTGCCCAAGCTCGGCATCCGTGCCGACGTGGTGCTGGATTGCCGCGGCCTGGGAGCGCGCTCGGCGTGGCCCGCGCAGCCGGGCGGCGACAAGCCGGGCCTGCGTGGCCTGCGCGGCGAAGTGGTGCGCGTGCATGCGCCCGACGTCAAACTGCACCGCCCGGTGCGCCTGCTGCATCCGCGCTATCCGATCTATATCGCGCCCAAGCCCAACGACCTGTATGTGATCGGCGCCACCGAGCTGGAAAGCGAGGACGATTCGCCGATGAGCGTGCGTTCCGCGCTGGAGCTGCTGTCGGCGGCGCATTCGCTGCATCCGGCCTTCGGCGAGGCGCGCGTGCTGGAGCTGAACGTGCAGCGACGTCCGACCCGCCCCGACCACCTGCCGGCGATCCGCGTCGACCAGCAGGCGCGCGTGGTGCGCGTCAACGGCCTGTACCGCCACGGCTTCCTGATCGCCCCCGCGGTGACCGAGGCCGCGTGCGCGGTGGTGGGCGCGCTGCTCAAGGGCGATCCCGCCGCGCATGCGGTGCCTGCCGCGCTGCGCTGGCCCGGTATGATCGAGGCGGTGACGGAAGCGCCGGCGCCCACCGTTGGCGCGCGCTCCGGAACGCTGCATTAA
- a CDS encoding GNAT family N-acetyltransferase — MAALRIRLAAVADLPRLPDIELAAAALFPEGDLPALLRLVSTPEPALAAAQREGRLWVAEHGGEVAGFALASRRGACGYLDEMDVHPDHGRRGIGRALVGTVQEWARAGGLRSLGLTTFAHLRWNAPFYASMGFRQLEDSELCPLLSEALAAQRAAGLRQRVAMRQEL; from the coding sequence ATGGCCGCCTTGCGCATTCGCCTGGCGGCCGTCGCTGACCTGCCGCGGCTGCCGGATATCGAGCTGGCCGCCGCCGCGCTGTTCCCGGAGGGCGACCTGCCGGCGCTGCTGCGCCTGGTCAGCACGCCGGAGCCGGCACTGGCCGCGGCGCAGCGCGAAGGGCGCCTGTGGGTGGCCGAGCATGGCGGCGAAGTCGCCGGCTTCGCACTGGCCAGCCGCCGCGGCGCATGCGGCTATCTCGACGAGATGGACGTGCATCCCGACCATGGCCGGCGCGGCATCGGGCGCGCGCTGGTCGGCACGGTGCAGGAGTGGGCACGTGCCGGCGGACTGCGCTCGCTGGGCCTGACCACGTTCGCGCACCTGCGCTGGAATGCGCCGTTCTATGCTTCGATGGGATTCCGGCAGCTGGAGGACAGCGAACTTTGCCCCTTGCTGTCGGAGGCGCTGGCGGCGCAGCGCGCGGCAGGATTGCGGCAGCGCGTGGCGATGCGGCAAGAGTTGTGA
- the metF gene encoding methylenetetrahydrofolate reductase [NAD(P)H], with translation MQDRYFSFEFFPPKTAEGTEKLRNTRAQLAPLKPKYISVTFGAGGTTQQGTLDAVLEIQREGIEAAPHLSCVGSSRESIRAILQQYRDGGIRHIVALRGDMPSGMGEIGEFRYANELVEFIRAETGDWFNIEVAAYPEYHPQAKSPRHDLDNFVRKVRAGADSAITQYFYNADAYFRFVDDVRALGVEVPIVPGIMPITNYSQLMRFSEMCGAEVPRWVAKRLESFGDDRESIRAFGLDVVTALCERLLAAGVPGLHFYTLNAAGATKAIWQRLKL, from the coding sequence ATGCAAGACCGCTACTTCAGCTTTGAATTCTTCCCGCCCAAGACGGCGGAGGGCACCGAGAAGCTGCGCAACACGCGTGCGCAGCTGGCACCGCTCAAGCCCAAGTACATCTCGGTGACGTTCGGCGCCGGCGGCACCACGCAGCAGGGCACGCTCGACGCCGTGCTCGAAATCCAGCGCGAAGGCATCGAGGCGGCGCCGCACCTGTCGTGCGTCGGTTCATCGCGCGAGAGCATCCGCGCGATCCTGCAGCAGTACCGCGACGGCGGCATCCGCCATATCGTCGCGCTGCGCGGCGACATGCCGTCGGGCATGGGCGAGATCGGCGAGTTCCGCTACGCCAACGAGCTGGTCGAGTTCATCCGCGCCGAGACCGGCGACTGGTTCAATATCGAAGTTGCGGCTTACCCCGAGTACCACCCGCAGGCCAAGTCGCCGCGCCATGATCTCGACAACTTCGTGCGCAAGGTCAGGGCCGGCGCCGACTCGGCGATCACCCAGTACTTCTACAACGCCGACGCGTACTTCCGCTTCGTCGACGATGTGCGCGCGCTGGGCGTCGAGGTGCCGATCGTGCCGGGCATCATGCCGATCACCAACTACTCGCAGCTGATGCGCTTCTCCGAGATGTGCGGCGCCGAAGTGCCGCGCTGGGTGGCCAAGCGCCTGGAGAGCTTCGGCGACGACCGCGAATCGATCCGCGCCTTCGGGCTGGACGTGGTCACGGCGCTGTGCGAACGCCTGCTGGCCGCGGGCGTGCCGGGCCTGCATTTCTATACGCTCAACGCGGCCGGCGCGACCAAGGCGATCTGGCAGCGGCTGAAGCTGTAA
- a CDS encoding thiazole synthase, with protein sequence MTFEPSATLRDPFVLYGESFGSRLLLGTARYPSPATLEAAVQASTPAMITVALRRQGAVGDGEGGQAFWQMLKALNVPVLPNTAGCFTAQEVITTAMMAREVFETPWIKLELIGDDYTLQPDTLNLPAVAETLIKEGFKVLPYCTEDLVLCRRLLDVGCQALMPWAAPIGTGRGAVNPHAMRVLRERLPDTPLIVDAGLGLPSHAAQVLEWGYDGVLLNTAVAQAAYPVDMARAFAQAVAAGRTAYLAGPMPEREVAQASTPVVGMPFWHADNTEQRA encoded by the coding sequence ATGACCTTCGAACCTTCCGCAACCCTGCGCGACCCGTTCGTGCTGTATGGCGAGTCATTCGGCTCGCGCCTGCTGCTGGGCACCGCGCGCTATCCCTCGCCGGCCACGCTGGAAGCGGCCGTGCAGGCCTCCACCCCGGCCATGATCACCGTCGCGCTGCGCCGCCAGGGCGCGGTCGGCGATGGCGAGGGCGGCCAGGCGTTCTGGCAGATGCTGAAGGCGCTGAACGTGCCGGTGCTGCCCAACACCGCCGGCTGCTTCACCGCGCAGGAAGTCATTACCACCGCAATGATGGCGCGCGAGGTGTTCGAGACGCCGTGGATCAAGCTCGAACTGATCGGCGACGACTACACGCTGCAGCCCGACACGCTCAACCTGCCGGCCGTGGCCGAGACCCTGATCAAGGAGGGCTTCAAGGTGCTGCCGTACTGCACCGAAGACCTGGTGCTGTGCCGCCGCCTGCTCGACGTCGGCTGCCAGGCGCTGATGCCGTGGGCCGCGCCGATCGGCACCGGCCGCGGCGCGGTCAACCCGCACGCGATGCGCGTGCTGCGCGAGCGCCTGCCCGACACGCCGCTGATCGTCGATGCCGGCCTGGGCCTGCCGTCGCATGCGGCGCAGGTGCTGGAGTGGGGCTACGACGGCGTGCTGCTCAACACCGCGGTGGCGCAGGCCGCCTACCCGGTCGACATGGCGCGCGCCTTCGCGCAGGCCGTCGCCGCGGGCCGCACCGCCTACCTGGCCGGCCCGATGCCCGAGCGCGAAGTCGCGCAGGCCAGCACGCCGGTGGTCGGCATGCCGTTCTGGCACGCCGACAACACGGAGCAGCGCGCATGA
- a CDS encoding phage holin family protein, with translation MRLLVVWIINAVALFVLPYIIPSIHIKSFGSAMLAALVLGLVNTLIRPLLVILTLPVTLLTLGLFIFVINALLFLFVGNLLSGFTVDGFWAALLGSILYSVISWLLASLLLGNRDD, from the coding sequence ATGAGACTACTGGTCGTCTGGATCATCAACGCCGTTGCGCTGTTCGTGTTGCCTTACATCATCCCGTCGATCCACATCAAGAGCTTCGGCTCGGCGATGCTGGCGGCGCTGGTGCTGGGCCTGGTCAATACGCTGATCCGACCGCTGCTGGTGATCCTGACGCTGCCGGTGACGCTGCTGACGCTGGGGCTGTTTATCTTCGTCATCAACGCGCTGCTGTTCCTGTTCGTCGGCAACCTGCTGTCGGGCTTTACCGTCGACGGCTTCTGGGCGGCCTTGCTGGGCTCGATCCTGTACAGCGTGATCTCGTGGCTGCTGGCCAGCCTGCTGCTGGGCAACCGCGACGATTGA
- the thiD gene encoding bifunctional hydroxymethylpyrimidine kinase/phosphomethylpyrimidine kinase produces the protein MIPTPPRTLTIAGSDSGGGAGIQADLKTFSALGCFGMSAITAITAQNTLGVTGVHAIPAQMVAAQIDAVAGDIGVDAAKTGMLGTAAIVEAVAAAADRHGIRKLVVDPVMISTSGATLSDDATTQAMVRLLFPRALLVTPNLPEASYLLGRRIARRAEMEQAAADLIALGCPAVLLKGGHLEDDGAAGIAGGLDDMLMLKDGTVRVFTHPRVETRNLHGTGCTLAAAIAAQLARGDALEAAVGTALDYVAQAIAAGAGLRLGSGNGPLNHAFAPRALG, from the coding sequence ATGATTCCAACGCCACCCCGCACCCTGACCATCGCCGGTTCCGACTCCGGCGGCGGCGCCGGCATCCAGGCCGACCTGAAGACCTTTTCCGCGCTGGGCTGCTTCGGCATGAGCGCGATCACCGCGATCACCGCGCAGAACACGCTTGGCGTGACCGGCGTGCATGCCATTCCGGCGCAGATGGTGGCCGCGCAGATCGACGCGGTCGCCGGCGATATCGGCGTGGATGCGGCCAAGACCGGCATGCTGGGCACCGCCGCCATCGTCGAGGCCGTGGCCGCGGCGGCCGACCGGCACGGCATTCGCAAGCTGGTGGTGGATCCGGTGATGATCTCGACCTCGGGCGCGACGCTGTCCGACGATGCCACCACGCAGGCGATGGTGCGGCTGCTGTTCCCGCGCGCGCTGCTGGTCACGCCCAACCTGCCCGAGGCCTCCTACCTGCTGGGCCGCCGCATCGCGCGCCGCGCCGAGATGGAACAGGCCGCCGCCGACCTGATCGCGCTGGGCTGCCCGGCCGTGCTGCTCAAGGGCGGCCACCTGGAAGACGATGGCGCGGCGGGCATCGCCGGCGGGCTGGACGACATGCTGATGCTGAAGGACGGCACCGTGCGCGTATTCACGCACCCGCGTGTCGAGACCCGCAACCTGCACGGCACCGGCTGCACGCTGGCGGCGGCGATTGCGGCGCAGCTGGCGCGCGGCGATGCGCTGGAAGCGGCCGTGGGGACCGCGCTGGATTATGTGGCGCAGGCCATCGCGGCCGGCGCGGGATTGCGGCTGGGCAGCGGCAACGGCCCGCTGAACCACGCCTTCGCGCCGCGGGCGCTGGGCTGA
- a CDS encoding thiamine phosphate synthase, with the protein MTRRPVHAPSDGPLRQAVLEHYGDTFGVDDKPWQAWRLQDAPAQPGAHDVLLSDGEADADTIARVAAAGATLIETDREGGQWIDTVRSPMGTWVFSVGADSDQPHSAAFVAVLLASLSLHFPAHDALCLARAWAPGSADWPSDFARFPHVRHAALVAPEQAVEPFAPCPALGLYVVVPSAEWIERLAPLNVPTLQLRFKSGDAAAVRAEIARAAAAMQGSSSRLFINDHWQAAIDYHAAHGTHSGLYGIHLGQEDLDDADLDAIRASGLRLGVSTHGYAEMLRVAAIRPSYLALGAIFPTTTKVMPTQPQGMGRFRAYAKLMQPVIPSLVGIGGVNASNLREVLAAGVGSAAVVRAVTEADDVPAAVAHLVSLFPAG; encoded by the coding sequence ATGACCCGCCGCCCCGTGCACGCCCCCAGCGACGGCCCGCTGCGCCAGGCGGTGCTGGAACACTACGGCGACACCTTCGGCGTCGACGACAAGCCGTGGCAGGCGTGGCGCCTGCAAGACGCGCCGGCGCAGCCCGGCGCCCACGACGTGCTGCTGTCCGACGGCGAAGCCGACGCCGACACCATCGCGCGCGTTGCCGCCGCCGGCGCCACGCTGATCGAGACCGACCGCGAGGGCGGCCAGTGGATCGACACCGTGCGCTCGCCGATGGGCACCTGGGTATTCTCGGTTGGCGCGGACAGCGACCAGCCGCATTCGGCCGCCTTCGTCGCGGTGCTGCTGGCCTCGCTGTCGCTGCATTTCCCGGCCCACGATGCGCTGTGCCTGGCGCGCGCCTGGGCCCCGGGCTCGGCCGACTGGCCGTCCGACTTCGCGCGCTTCCCGCACGTGCGCCACGCCGCGCTGGTGGCGCCGGAACAGGCGGTCGAGCCATTCGCGCCGTGCCCCGCGCTGGGCCTGTACGTGGTGGTGCCCAGCGCCGAGTGGATCGAGCGCCTGGCGCCGCTGAACGTGCCCACGCTGCAACTGCGCTTCAAGTCCGGCGACGCTGCCGCGGTGCGCGCCGAGATTGCGCGCGCGGCCGCGGCCATGCAGGGCTCGTCGTCGCGTCTGTTCATCAACGACCACTGGCAGGCCGCGATCGATTATCACGCTGCCCATGGCACGCACAGCGGCCTCTACGGCATCCACCTCGGCCAGGAAGACCTGGACGACGCCGACCTCGACGCGATCCGCGCGTCCGGGCTGCGGCTGGGCGTGTCCACGCACGGCTACGCCGAGATGCTGCGCGTGGCCGCGATCCGCCCCAGCTACCTGGCGCTGGGCGCGATCTTCCCGACCACCACCAAGGTGATGCCGACCCAGCCGCAAGGCATGGGCCGCTTCCGTGCGTATGCCAAGCTGATGCAGCCGGTGATCCCGTCGCTGGTCGGCATCGGCGGCGTCAATGCGTCGAACCTGCGCGAAGTGCTGGCGGCGGGCGTCGGCAGCGCTGCCGTGGTGCGCGCCGTCACCGAGGCCGACGACGTGCCGGCCGCGGTGGCCCACCTCGTCAGCCTGTTCCCGGCCGGCTGA
- a CDS encoding PaaI family thioesterase — MSTQLPAIIPAAPGTPEKPYFGIDVPLMRYFGLQPELIEDGYCRTRLPAHPQLVNSRGDVHGGTLMATLDFTLSGAARSHAPTETGVITIDMSTHFLAAARGELTLEARCLRRGARIAFCEGEVKDADGNVVCVARAAFKLVPLSSGGN; from the coding sequence ATGTCGACCCAGCTTCCCGCCATCATCCCCGCCGCCCCCGGCACGCCCGAAAAACCCTATTTCGGCATCGACGTGCCGCTGATGCGCTATTTCGGCCTGCAGCCGGAGCTGATCGAAGACGGCTACTGCCGCACGCGCCTGCCGGCGCATCCGCAACTGGTGAACAGCCGCGGCGACGTGCATGGCGGCACGCTGATGGCGACGCTGGATTTCACGCTGAGCGGCGCCGCGCGCTCGCATGCGCCGACGGAAACCGGCGTGATCACCATCGACATGTCGACCCACTTCCTCGCCGCCGCGCGCGGCGAGCTGACGCTGGAAGCACGCTGCCTGCGCCGCGGCGCGCGCATTGCGTTCTGCGAGGGGGAAGTGAAGGATGCCGACGGCAATGTGGTGTGCGTGGCGCGCGCCGCGTTCAAGCTGGTGCCGTTGTCCAGCGGCGGCAACTGA
- the thiS gene encoding sulfur carrier protein ThiS: MDILLNGRPLALAESATLADAVSAAKIAPPFAAALNGQFVPRAAHANTPLAAGDRIDLVQPVTGG, translated from the coding sequence ATGGATATCCTGCTCAACGGCCGACCGCTCGCCCTTGCCGAATCCGCCACGCTGGCGGACGCGGTGAGCGCGGCGAAGATCGCGCCTCCCTTTGCCGCGGCGCTCAACGGCCAGTTCGTGCCGCGCGCCGCGCATGCCAACACCCCTCTTGCGGCCGGCGACCGCATCGACCTCGTGCAACCCGTGACGGGAGGCTGA
- the thiC gene encoding phosphomethylpyrimidine synthase ThiC yields the protein MARTAPAASFESLESDLDQKFAYPASSKTYLTGSRPDIRVPLRTILQTSTRTEKGEMPNPPIPVYDTSGPYSDPDVHIDLKAGLPPVRAKWIEERGDTEVLPGLSSEYGRDRANDPATAHLRFAQLTNPRRAKAGANVSQMHYARKGIITPEMEYVALRESLNLQALYDKPEYKALLRQHPGNALGAGLPLRPEDITPEFVRQEIASGRAIIPANINHTELEPMAIGRNFRVKINGNLGNSAVTSSLAEEVEKMVWSIRWGADTIMDLSTGKHIHETREWILRNSPVPIGTVPIYQALDKTGGIAEDLTWEMFRDTLIEQAEQGVDYFTIHAGVLLRYVPLTADRVTGIVSRGGSIMAKWCLAHHKENFLYTHFDEICEIMKAYDVSFSLGDGLRPGCIADSNDEAQFGELRTLGELTAKAWKHDVQVMIEGPGHVPLQRIQANMDEELKHCYEAPFYTLGPLVTDIAPGYDHITSGIGAANIGWMGTAMLCYVTPKEHLGLPDKEDVREGIITYKIAAHAADLAKGWPGAQLRDNALSKARFEFRWEDQFNLGLDPERARSYHDATLPAEGAKIAHFCSMCGPKFCSMKITQEVRDYAASLPKEAQQGMEEKSIEFLKKGSKIYS from the coding sequence ATGGCCCGTACTGCCCCCGCTGCATCTTTCGAATCGCTCGAAAGCGATCTCGACCAGAAATTCGCCTATCCGGCTTCGAGCAAGACCTACCTGACCGGCAGCCGCCCGGATATCCGCGTGCCGCTGCGCACCATCCTGCAGACCTCGACGCGCACGGAGAAGGGCGAGATGCCCAACCCGCCGATCCCGGTCTATGACACCTCGGGCCCGTACAGCGACCCGGACGTGCATATCGACCTGAAGGCCGGCCTGCCGCCGGTGCGCGCCAAGTGGATCGAAGAACGCGGCGACACCGAGGTGCTGCCCGGCCTGTCGTCGGAATACGGCCGCGACCGTGCCAACGACCCCGCCACCGCGCACCTGCGCTTCGCCCAGCTGACCAACCCGCGCCGCGCCAAGGCCGGGGCCAATGTGTCGCAGATGCACTATGCGCGCAAGGGCATCATCACGCCGGAAATGGAGTACGTGGCGCTGCGCGAATCGCTGAACCTGCAGGCGCTGTACGACAAGCCCGAATACAAGGCGCTGCTGCGCCAGCATCCCGGCAACGCGCTGGGCGCGGGCCTGCCGCTGCGTCCCGAAGACATCACGCCGGAATTCGTGCGCCAGGAAATCGCCTCGGGCCGCGCCATCATTCCCGCCAACATCAACCACACCGAGCTGGAGCCGATGGCGATCGGGCGCAATTTCCGCGTCAAGATCAACGGCAACCTCGGCAATTCGGCGGTGACCTCGTCGCTGGCCGAAGAAGTGGAAAAGATGGTGTGGTCGATCCGCTGGGGCGCCGACACCATCATGGACCTGTCCACCGGCAAGCACATCCACGAAACCCGTGAATGGATCCTGCGCAATTCGCCGGTGCCGATCGGCACGGTGCCGATCTACCAGGCGCTGGACAAGACCGGCGGCATCGCCGAGGACCTGACCTGGGAGATGTTCCGCGACACGCTGATCGAGCAGGCCGAGCAGGGCGTGGACTACTTCACCATCCACGCCGGCGTGCTGCTGCGCTACGTGCCGCTGACCGCCGACCGCGTTACCGGCATCGTCTCGCGCGGCGGTTCGATCATGGCCAAGTGGTGCCTGGCGCATCACAAGGAAAACTTCCTGTACACGCACTTCGACGAGATCTGCGAGATCATGAAGGCCTACGACGTGTCGTTCAGCCTCGGCGACGGCCTGCGTCCGGGCTGCATCGCCGACTCCAACGACGAGGCCCAGTTCGGCGAACTGCGCACGCTGGGCGAGCTGACCGCCAAGGCGTGGAAGCACGACGTGCAGGTGATGATCGAAGGCCCGGGCCACGTGCCGCTGCAGCGCATCCAGGCCAACATGGACGAAGAACTCAAGCATTGCTACGAGGCGCCGTTCTACACCCTGGGACCGCTGGTGACCGACATCGCCCCCGGCTACGACCACATCACCAGCGGCATCGGCGCGGCCAATATCGGCTGGATGGGCACCGCCATGCTGTGCTACGTCACGCCCAAGGAGCACCTGGGCCTGCCGGACAAGGAAGACGTGCGCGAGGGCATCATCACCTACAAGATCGCCGCGCACGCGGCTGACCTGGCCAAGGGCTGGCCCGGCGCGCAGCTGCGCGACAACGCGCTGTCCAAGGCGCGCTTCGAATTCCGCTGGGAAGACCAGTTCAACCTGGGCCTGGATCCGGAACGCGCGCGTTCGTACCACGACGCCACGCTGCCGGCCGAGGGTGCCAAGATCGCCCACTTCTGCTCGATGTGCGGGCCGAAGTTCTGCTCGATGAAGATCACGCAGGAAGTGCGCGACTACGCGGCATCGCTGCCCAAGGAAGCGCAGCAGGGCATGGAAGAAAAGTCGATCGAGTTCCTGAAGAAGGGCAGCAAGATCTACTCGTGA
- the ahcY gene encoding adenosylhomocysteinase, translating into MNAVTDLKHDYLVADINLAGWGRKEIAIAETEMPGLMAIRDEFAAAQPLKGARIAGSLHMTIQTAVLIETLKALGADVRWASCNIFSTQDHAAAAIAAGGTPVFAFKGESLKEYWDFTHRIFDWADGGTPNMILDDGGDATLLLHLGARAEQDAAVIANPGSEEETFLFAAIKEKLAKDPSWYSRNLAAIRGVTEETTTGVHRLYQMAQKGELRFPAINVNDSVTKSKFDNLYGCRESLVDGIKRATDVMIAGKIAVVAGYGDVGKGSAQALRALSAQVWVTEIDPICALQAAMEGYRVVTMDYAAEHGDIFVTCTGNYHVITHDHMAKMKDQAIVCNIGHFDNEIDIASIEKYEWDEIKPQVDHVKFPDGKKLIILAKGRLVNLGCATGHPSYVMSSSFANQTIAQIELWQERDSGKYPVGVYTLPKHLDEKVARLQLRKLNAQLTELTEQQAAYIGVKKEGPYKADHYRY; encoded by the coding sequence ATGAACGCTGTGACCGACCTGAAGCACGACTACCTCGTCGCCGATATCAACCTGGCCGGCTGGGGCCGCAAGGAAATCGCCATTGCCGAGACCGAGATGCCCGGCCTGATGGCAATCCGCGACGAGTTCGCCGCCGCGCAGCCGCTCAAGGGCGCGCGCATCGCCGGCTCGCTGCACATGACGATCCAGACCGCCGTGCTGATCGAGACGCTCAAGGCGCTGGGCGCCGACGTGCGCTGGGCCTCGTGCAACATCTTCTCGACGCAGGACCACGCTGCCGCCGCGATTGCCGCGGGCGGCACGCCGGTGTTCGCCTTCAAGGGCGAATCGCTGAAGGAATACTGGGACTTCACGCACCGCATCTTCGACTGGGCCGACGGCGGTACCCCGAACATGATCCTCGACGACGGCGGCGACGCCACGCTGCTGCTGCACCTGGGCGCGCGCGCCGAGCAGGACGCCGCGGTCATCGCCAACCCGGGCAGCGAGGAAGAAACCTTCCTGTTCGCCGCGATCAAGGAAAAGCTGGCCAAGGATCCGTCGTGGTACAGCCGCAACCTGGCAGCCATCCGCGGCGTGACCGAGGAAACCACCACCGGCGTGCACCGCCTGTACCAGATGGCGCAGAAGGGCGAGCTGCGCTTCCCCGCGATCAACGTCAACGACTCGGTCACCAAGAGCAAGTTCGACAACCTGTACGGCTGCCGCGAATCGCTGGTCGACGGCATCAAGCGCGCCACCGACGTGATGATCGCCGGCAAGATCGCGGTGGTCGCCGGCTACGGCGACGTGGGCAAGGGCAGCGCACAGGCGCTGCGCGCGCTGTCGGCGCAGGTGTGGGTCACCGAGATCGACCCGATCTGCGCGCTGCAGGCCGCGATGGAAGGCTATCGCGTGGTCACCATGGACTACGCCGCCGAGCATGGCGATATCTTCGTCACCTGCACCGGCAACTACCACGTCATCACCCATGACCACATGGCGAAGATGAAGGACCAGGCCATCGTCTGCAATATCGGCCACTTCGACAACGAGATCGACATCGCCTCGATCGAGAAGTACGAGTGGGACGAGATCAAGCCGCAGGTCGACCACGTGAAGTTCCCCGATGGCAAGAAGCTGATCATCCTGGCCAAGGGCCGCCTGGTGAACCTGGGCTGCGCCACCGGCCACCCGTCGTACGTGATGAGCAGCTCGTTCGCCAACCAGACCATCGCGCAGATCGAGCTCTGGCAGGAGCGCGACAGCGGCAAGTACCCGGTCGGCGTCTACACGCTGCCCAAGCACCTGGACGAGAAGGTGGCGCGCCTGCAGCTGCGCAAGCTCAACGCGCAGCTGACCGAGCTGACCGAGCAGCAGGCCGCTTACATCGGGGTGAAGAAGGAAGGCCCGTACAAGGCGGATCACTACCGCTATTGA
- a CDS encoding Mut7-C ubiquitin/RNAse domain-containing protein: MVTATFRFYEELNDFLAPDQRRRDLSCACARAATVKHMIEALGVPHTEVELILVNGESCGFDRQLCEGDRVSVYPKFERIDVSPLLRVREQPLRVMRFVADAHLGGLAHLLRMTGFDTLYDNHFEDSEIERIAVDEGRIVLTRDRELLKRRGITHGCYVRALKSRQQVREIFARLDLARSARPFSLCLDCNAPLRALDPARAVGRVPDGVLARHRSFVTCDRCRRVFWEGSHWRCMRALVDELVQDAGPAAG, encoded by the coding sequence ATGGTCACCGCCACCTTCCGCTTCTACGAGGAACTGAACGACTTCCTCGCGCCGGACCAGCGCCGGCGCGACCTGTCCTGCGCGTGCGCGCGCGCCGCGACCGTCAAGCACATGATCGAGGCGCTGGGCGTGCCGCATACCGAGGTCGAGCTGATCCTGGTCAACGGCGAATCATGCGGATTCGACCGGCAGCTGTGCGAGGGCGACCGGGTCTCGGTCTATCCCAAGTTCGAACGGATCGATGTGTCGCCGCTGCTGCGGGTACGCGAGCAGCCGCTGCGCGTGATGCGCTTTGTCGCCGATGCCCACCTGGGCGGACTGGCGCATCTGCTGCGCATGACCGGCTTCGACACGCTCTACGACAACCATTTCGAAGACAGCGAGATCGAGCGCATCGCGGTCGACGAGGGCCGCATCGTGCTGACGCGCGACCGCGAGCTGCTCAAGCGGCGCGGCATCACGCACGGCTGCTATGTGCGCGCGCTCAAGTCGCGCCAGCAGGTGCGCGAGATCTTTGCGCGGCTGGACCTGGCGCGCAGCGCCCGGCCGTTTTCATTGTGCCTGGACTGCAATGCGCCGCTGCGCGCGCTGGATCCGGCGCGCGCCGTCGGACGCGTGCCGGACGGCGTGCTCGCGCGCCATCGCAGCTTCGTCACCTGCGACCGCTGCCGGCGCGTGTTCTGGGAAGGCTCGCACTGGCGCTGCATGCGCGCGCTGGTCGATGAGCTGGTGCAGGACGCCGGGCCTGCCGCGGGCTAG